In Pirellulales bacterium, one genomic interval encodes:
- a CDS encoding biopolymer transporter ExbD → MAATAVAEPPYVDDEDDAVLPPRRPMKADDEMDITPMIDMTFLLLIYFLVASSIDTQASADLPPAHYGKAVSQNSAVIITVGDTGGSRAAIYLGDGKAGTPLAGENEAQETQIRELVEQGMREGKGTVIIKAERGVPHREVTRVASAATTVEGIHLYIGVFEAE, encoded by the coding sequence ATGGCCGCGACCGCCGTTGCCGAACCACCCTATGTCGACGACGAAGACGATGCGGTGCTGCCTCCGCGCCGGCCCATGAAAGCCGACGACGAGATGGACATCACCCCGATGATCGACATGACGTTTCTGTTGCTGATTTACTTTCTGGTGGCCTCGTCGATCGATACGCAGGCCTCGGCCGACCTGCCGCCGGCGCATTACGGCAAGGCCGTGAGCCAGAACTCCGCCGTGATCATCACGGTGGGTGATACGGGGGGCAGCCGAGCCGCGATCTACCTGGGAGACGGCAAGGCGGGTACGCCCCTGGCCGGTGAAAACGAGGCGCAAGAAACTCAAATCCGTGAGTTGGTCGAGCAGGGCATGCGCGAAGGCAAAGGGACGGTCATCATCAAGGCGGAGCGCGGCGTGCCCCATCGCGAGGTGACCCGCGTGGCCTCCGCGGCCACCACCGTGGAGGGAATTCACCTCTACATCGGAGTGTTCGAGGCCGAGTGA
- a CDS encoding MotA/TolQ/ExbB proton channel family protein, producing MNIDALMKILEWLDYAALAGCALWGAFCVVVVWRRIQQQRFRNEDAQAEFMDQIDDFLIVGDFDSAIELCEEDGRAVPQLVHLALTNRDLGYNQVRHFVADRFQRDILSDLEYRLSWVQTCIKSAPMLGLFGTVLGMVGAFGKLAAGGNVEATSLAGDISFALYTTAYGLAIAIPLIFAVAAINIRIRKLEDLVGLGLKRLFDTLKPLLTQAPVGGR from the coding sequence ATGAATATCGATGCCCTGATGAAGATTCTCGAGTGGTTGGATTACGCGGCGCTCGCCGGCTGCGCCTTGTGGGGCGCGTTCTGCGTAGTCGTCGTCTGGCGGCGAATCCAACAACAGCGTTTTCGCAACGAGGACGCGCAAGCCGAATTCATGGATCAGATCGACGATTTTCTCATCGTGGGAGACTTCGATTCCGCCATCGAACTGTGCGAAGAAGACGGGCGCGCCGTGCCCCAGCTGGTACACCTAGCGCTGACCAACCGCGACCTGGGCTACAACCAGGTGCGGCACTTCGTGGCCGATCGTTTTCAACGTGACATCCTTTCCGATCTCGAATACCGCTTGAGTTGGGTGCAGACCTGCATCAAGAGCGCGCCGATGCTGGGACTCTTCGGCACTGTGCTCGGCATGGTGGGCGCGTTCGGCAAGCTGGCCGCGGGGGGCAACGTCGAGGCCACCAGCCTGGCGGGCGACATCAGCTTCGCGCTGTATACCACCGCCTACGGCCTGGCGATCGCCATTCCGCTGATCTTCGCCGTGGCCGCCATCAATATCCGTATTCGCAAACTCGAGGATCTCGTCGGACTCGGGTTGAAACGGCTCTTCGATACGCTCAAGCCGTTGCTGACCCAGGCGCCGGTCGGAGGACGTTGA
- a CDS encoding HEAT repeat domain-containing protein yields MTQLLCRPNTLALRQQRRSTRHVALAVGAAGAFLLALLGPRPSAVLAAEGLTPQSPEVKAAVARAVQYLSAFSSSSETLGGRCLLALALIKANQPATHPRIDEAVQLAIKAGDNGDPGVDTDNYQAALPIILLASVDAQKYRPEITKLLEKLLKQQKQNGSWGYDHSRQGDVPRTQYAVLALWEASHAEAEIPISAWENVTNFLLRVQDPSGGYGYQAMDPKGDALVPQLDLTVTRTAAGVGSLYICQDYLRLGAQGGGSNISTALRRVQEDKKKPHAGPRTQNVSVARLDDTEQRGDAWFEQNYSAQPDSEPHGYTCYYLYALERYQSFRELYRSSSSARSANWYDEGARYLLSSQVKDGSWAGKSSHLSTMHDTALATLFLVRSTQQALNRIGSGTLVGGRGLPQTTTDVQLKGGRVAARAMSGPAEQLLTLMGDPSSPDQLAAIEGFRELLNEGHEEVINKHAERLRAMAGAEDPEARIAAVEALARTTELDNVPTLIYALTDPDDRVVVKAVDGLRRISRKFSGFRAQEGLSSAERGALVARWKEWYLTVRPDANFEE; encoded by the coding sequence GTGACGCAGTTACTCTGCCGTCCGAATACCCTTGCGCTGCGCCAACAGCGCCGCTCCACGCGGCATGTCGCGCTCGCCGTAGGCGCTGCTGGGGCCTTCCTTCTTGCTTTGCTGGGCCCTCGCCCATCGGCGGTGCTCGCCGCGGAAGGCCTGACCCCTCAAAGCCCCGAAGTGAAGGCGGCCGTTGCCCGAGCAGTTCAATACCTCTCGGCGTTCAGCTCGAGTTCCGAGACCCTGGGGGGACGCTGCCTGCTCGCGCTGGCACTCATCAAAGCCAACCAGCCAGCCACTCATCCCCGCATCGATGAAGCGGTGCAGTTGGCCATCAAGGCCGGCGACAACGGCGATCCCGGTGTCGACACCGACAACTATCAGGCCGCGTTACCGATCATCTTGCTCGCGTCGGTCGATGCCCAGAAGTATCGTCCCGAGATCACCAAGCTGCTCGAAAAGCTGCTGAAGCAGCAGAAGCAAAACGGCTCGTGGGGCTACGACCATAGCCGTCAGGGGGATGTGCCGCGCACGCAATACGCCGTGCTGGCGTTGTGGGAAGCATCACACGCCGAGGCCGAGATCCCCATCTCCGCCTGGGAGAACGTGACGAATTTCCTGCTGCGAGTTCAAGACCCGTCGGGAGGCTACGGCTATCAGGCCATGGATCCGAAAGGCGATGCACTTGTCCCGCAACTGGACCTGACGGTGACGCGGACCGCGGCCGGCGTCGGCAGCCTGTACATCTGCCAGGATTATCTCCGCCTGGGCGCACAGGGAGGCGGCTCGAACATCTCGACGGCGTTGCGGCGCGTCCAAGAAGACAAGAAAAAGCCGCACGCCGGTCCACGCACGCAAAACGTCTCGGTAGCGCGACTGGACGATACCGAACAACGGGGTGACGCCTGGTTCGAGCAGAACTACAGTGCCCAACCCGACTCCGAACCTCACGGTTACACCTGCTACTATCTGTACGCCCTGGAACGATACCAATCGTTCCGCGAGTTGTACCGTAGCAGTAGCAGCGCTCGCTCGGCCAATTGGTATGACGAGGGAGCCCGCTACTTGCTGAGCTCGCAAGTCAAGGACGGCTCCTGGGCCGGCAAGTCGTCGCACCTGTCGACAATGCACGATACGGCGCTCGCCACGCTCTTCCTCGTCCGCTCGACTCAGCAGGCATTGAATCGCATCGGGAGCGGCACGCTGGTGGGCGGTCGCGGCCTGCCGCAGACTACAACCGACGTGCAATTGAAGGGAGGCCGCGTGGCGGCGCGTGCCATGTCGGGTCCGGCCGAGCAATTGCTGACGCTGATGGGCGATCCGTCGAGTCCTGATCAATTGGCCGCCATCGAGGGCTTCCGCGAATTGCTCAACGAAGGCCATGAGGAAGTCATCAACAAGCATGCCGAGCGTTTGCGTGCCATGGCCGGCGCCGAGGACCCCGAGGCGCGCATCGCCGCGGTCGAGGCCCTGGCGCGCACTACGGAACTCGACAACGTGCCGACCTTGATCTACGCCCTGACCGATCCGGACGATCGCGTCGTCGTGAAGGCGGTCGATGGATTGCGGCGCATCAGTCGCAAGTTCAGCGGCTTCCGCGCCCAGGAAGGACTCTCGTCGGCCGAGCGTGGAGCGCTCGTCGCACGCTGGAAGGAGTGGTATCTCACGGTCCGACCCGACGCCAATTTCGAGGAGTAA
- a CDS encoding biopolymer transporter ExbD, whose amino-acid sequence MTIRFHCAHCNKRLKVDDGLAGRRGKCPRCGQSIEVPQDSEPQKSQTAALTPAEILAEDEEGAMFAKRTFAGDEEMDMTPMVDMTFLLLIFFICTSTFNLQKSIDMPVPDPTDTAAQARTIEELEEDNDYIVVRIEGDNTVWVEDAAAYSEIELLTKLRELKAGSGGRPGATRLMVMASGDAAHETVVRVLDSGTAVGMESIRLSSMADDE is encoded by the coding sequence ATGACCATCCGCTTTCACTGTGCTCACTGCAACAAGCGACTGAAAGTCGACGACGGCCTCGCCGGGCGGCGCGGCAAGTGTCCGCGTTGTGGTCAGTCCATCGAGGTGCCGCAAGATTCCGAACCGCAGAAGTCCCAGACGGCGGCCCTCACCCCGGCCGAGATCCTGGCCGAGGATGAAGAGGGGGCGATGTTCGCCAAGCGCACCTTCGCGGGGGACGAAGAGATGGACATGACTCCCATGGTCGATATGACGTTTCTGTTGCTGATCTTCTTCATCTGCACGTCGACCTTCAATCTGCAGAAGTCGATCGACATGCCGGTGCCCGACCCCACCGATACGGCGGCCCAGGCGCGCACGATCGAAGAGCTGGAAGAGGACAACGACTACATCGTCGTGCGAATCGAAGGAGATAACACGGTCTGGGTCGAGGATGCCGCCGCCTACAGCGAAATCGAGCTCCTCACGAAGCTCCGCGAATTGAAGGCCGGCAGCGGAGGTCGCCCCGGCGCCACCCGCCTGATGGTCATGGCCAGCGGCGACGCCGCCCACGAGACGGTGGTGCGCGTGTTGGATTCGGGCACGGCCGTGGGCATGGAGAGCATTCGCCTGTCGAGCATGGCGGACGACGAGTAG